The DNA segment CATGCGGCACCTCGGTCGCGCTGCGGGGCGGGGTCCTCGGCCTCCGACAGCGTGCCCGCTTCGGTGACGGCGTCGGTCGCGCCGCTGATCACGAGCTCACGGAACATCCCGACGAGGTTCGGGTCGAATTGTCCACCGGCCTCGCTCTTCAGCTCGACGAGGGCTTCGTCGCGGGTGCGCGCGCGGCGGTAGGGGCGATCGCAGGTCATCGCGTCGAAGGCGTCGCAGATCGCGATGATCCGCGAGGCGAGCGGGATGCCTTCGCCGGCGAGTCCGTCGGGGTAGCCGGCGGCGTCCCAGCGTTCGTGGTGGTGGCGCACGTACTGCGCGATCGGCGCGGCGAGGCCGAGCGGCAGCAGCAGCCGCTCGCCGATGTCGGCGTGGGTGCGCACTGCTTCGAGGCGGTCGGGCTCCGGCAGGACGATGCCCTGGAGCACGTCCGAAGGCGCGCCGACCTTGCCGATGTCGTGCAGGAAGGCGGCGGTCCGGACGTTTCGACGCTCTTCGCGGGAGAGGCAGAGGGCGGCGGCGAGCAGATCGGCGTAGTAGGCCACGCGACGTGCGTGGCCGCGCATGAAGAGATCCCGACTCTCGATCGTCTCGGCGAGGACTTCGAGGAACTCGGTCGTCGACGGGCCGCCCACGCGGCTGCTGCCGGACTCGGGACCCATCGCCGGCTCTTCGAGGACCTGGCGCAGGCGTTCCTGGGCGAGGTTGCTCGCGCCGAGCTCTTCGAGGACGACCTCCGCGTCGCGGTTCTGACCGAGCACGCGGCTGATGCCTTCGAGGAAGGCGATCATGCGGGTACGGCTCTGACGTCGTTCGAGGGCGCGCTCTACGGAGGCGCTCACCTGCACGACGTCGAAGGGCTTGGTCAGGTAGTCGAAGACGCCGTGGCGGATGCCTTCGACGGCGGTCTCGACCGAGCTGCAGCCGGTGATGATGATGATCTCGGTCTGCGGAAACTCAGACCGGATCGTGCGCATCAGCTCGTCGCCCTTCATGCCCGGCATGTTGAGGTCGACGGTCACGAGGTCGACCGCGGTCGTTCGCAGGAGATCGAGGGCCTCCGCACCGCCTTCGGCGGTCGAGACGTCGTAGCTCCCGGAGAGGATCATCCGGAGCGACTCCCGCGGCCCCCGCTCGTCGTCGACGATCAGGACCCGAGCGCGCTCGGGCGCCTCGAGGGACGGGGTGTCGGGCGTGAAGGATTCGCTGACCATGCCCCGGCTTAGAGCAAGGGGCGTGCCACTCGTCACGGTCGCCGACGGAATCCCGCAAGTGTCTGGTTCGGCGGAGCTTTTCGGGGTCGGTCGAGGGAGGCGCCGCGCGCTCCCCGCCGGGTCTTCCGATCCCGGTGCGTACCGATTCGGACCGGACTCCGGATGGGCTCCCAAGTACCTGAAAATACTCGGTTTTTCGGGGTGTACGAATCGGAACGGGGCGTCGCCGGAATCGTTCCGGATCGTGCGGCCCGGATGTCAGGGGCAGGCCGCGCCGTCACAGAGGTTGCCACCCATGTCGACGCCCCCGGAGACGGCGACCGCGGCGTTGTTCGAGAGGACGTTGTCGGCGTAGCCGGATTCGATGCCGAGCTGGAGCCCGTTCTCGAAGTTCGAGCGGGAGGTGTTCCGGCGGACGTTGCAGCCGTTGAGACAGCTGATGCCGTCGTCGCCGGCCTGATCGCCATTGTCGAAGGACGTGTTGTCGAGGAGGGTGCAGCCGTTGCCGCACTCGATTCCGTCCCCGCCGTTGTCCCGCGCCGCGTTGCCGATCAGGCTCGCCGTGTCGCCACAGGAAATTCCGTCGCCGTCGTTGAAGCGCACGACCGTATCGCGGACCACCCCGAGGTCGCCGCACTGGACGCCGTGATCCGAAGGATCGCCGTCGCCGTTGTTCCGCGCCGTGCCGTCGTCGAGGCTGGCGCCGCCGATCAGGACGATGCCGGTGTCGCCGTTGTTGGTGGCGACGATCTGATCGAGCGTGCTGCCGGCGCCCGCGGACACGCCCGAATCGCCGTTCCCGATCGCGACGAGTCGTGTCGCCGTCACATCGACCGAGAGGGAGAACCCCTCTGCGCCGTTCGCCGTCGCCGAGCAGCTCACGACCCGCGACCCCGCATCGACACGGATGCCACCGGCGGCGTTCCACCGCGCGTGGACGTTCTCCACGTGGGCCCTTCTGCGGAGCCAGAGCCCGGTACCGTACATGCCGACCACGGAGCCGTTCGAGACGGACACGCCCTCGATCAGCGTGTTCGCTTCGATGCCGTTGGCGCCGAAGCTCGTCGTCGGCGTGCAGTCGTCGGCCGTGCCGACACAGTCGGGTGACAGGATCGCGAAGCCGCCGAGATCGAGATGGACGTCGTTCGCGGAGATCCGGATCCCGTCCGTGGTGATGGGGACGACCAGGTCGCCGGTCAGCCGAAAGCTGCTCGCAGGCGCGCTGGGCGTGATCTGGACCGGGAAGCCGGGCGTGTCTCCGGCGAAGCAACCCGTGTTCTCGGCGCAGGTCTGATTGATTTCGAGCACGCCGTCCGAGGCGCGTGCGAGCGGGCTCACGAGCAGGAGCGAGAGCAGAGCGAAGGTGGCGACGCGTCGATTCCGTTGGCGCTTCATGTCTTCGGACCTCGTGACAGGAGGACCGCCGGCGTCTTCCGTCCGGCGGTCCTCGGGGTGGAAGCCTTCGCTTCGAGCGGGCTCAGGGACAGGTCCCGCCGTTGCAGAGATTGCCCAGCGAGTTGACTCCGCCGCTCACCGTGCCCGCGCCGGGGTTCGCGGTCACGACGTTGTTCGCGTACCCGCTGTCGGCCCCGAGCGAGATGCCGTTGCCGAAGTTGCTGCCGCGAATCGTGTTGCCGCGCACGTTGCACCCCTGGCCGCAGGAGATGCCGTCGTCGCCGCTCTGGTCGCCGTTGCTGACGACCGAGCTGTCGAGGATGGTGCAGCTGTTGTCGCACTCGATGCCGTCGCCGTCGTTGTTGCGGACCGCGTTCCCGATCAGGGTGGAGTCGCCCTGGCAATCGATCCCGTCACCGGTATTCCCCTCGACGGCGTTGTTCACGATCATCGAGCCCGCACCGCAGCTGATCCCGTCGTCGATCGTGCCGCCGTCTCCGTTTCCGGTCGACGTCGAGTTCCGGACCGTGGTGTGGGACGTGACGCTGATGCCGCTTCCGTCGTTGCCGCGGGCCGTCACCTGGTCGAGGGTGGCGCCGACCGAGCCCGTCACGCCGGCGGACGCGTTGCCGAAGCTCGTGACCCGGGTCGCGGTGGAGTTCGAGCCGATCGCGACGCCCGTCGAGCCGTTCTCGAAGGCGACGACGTCGGAGATCGCGGCCTGGCCGGCGGTCGCGAGTCCGATGGAGCCGTTCCAGCGGACTTCGACGTTCGAGATCCGCGCGTTCTGACCGACGTCGATGCCGCGGCGGCCCATGCCGACGATCCGGCCGTTCGTGACGGCGAGACCGACGACGGGGGGAGACGTGATCGCGTCGATTCCGTCGCCGGCGGGGACGGCGCCGCCGCCGGGCGGAGAACAGTCGGCGTTCGTGCCGACGCAGGCGCCGCCGAGGATCGCGAACCCGCCGAGATCGATGCTCACGTCGTTCGCCAGCACCTCGATTCCGTCGGTATCGAGGTTCGACGGCACGAGGTCGCTCGTCAGGACGAAGCTCTTCGCGGGGGCGGCCGGCGTGATCTGCACCGGATAGCCCGGCCCGTCCCCGGCGAAGCAGCCGGAGTTGATCGCGCAGGTGGCATTGATCTCGAGGACGCCCGGGTCGGCCCAGGCGACGGAGGTCGCTGCGAGCAGCAGAGCGGTGGCGAGGCCGAGAGGCAGAAGGGTGATTCGAGACATCGGAGATCCTCCAGTGGAAAGGCCGACGGCGTCGGCGCGGGAAAGGGGTGCGGTCCGGCGCACGAACGAAGCGCGGGGGCGCTGCGCCTCGTCCGATCCGGGCTCAGCGCTCGGCGGACGCCTTGTGGCGACCGATGCGAGTCAGGGCGAGGAGCGCGATCGCGAGCGTCGGCAGCAGCGTCGGCTCGGGAATCTGGATCGCGTCGAGGTCGGCGGCGCGCCAGGCGGCGGCGTTCCCGGATCCGTCGGCCGACGCGTCGAAGGACGGACTCGTCGCCCAGGTGCCGGTCGCGAGGTCGTAGGCCAGGACGTCTTCGTCGGCGAAGACGACGCCCCCGACCACGCCATCGCTGTCGAAGCTCACGTGCAGCACGCCGGCCGCGTCGATGCTCGCGGCGTCGAGGTCGAGCCTCGTCGGCACGCCCTCCTCGGAGCCATCGAAGAAGACGCCCCACAAGCCGTCCGGCGTGAGACGCCCGAGGTCTTCGTCGGCGAACACGGTGCCGTCGATGTTCACGGTCACGTCGAAGGAGACGAGCAGGTCCCCGGTCGGCCCTCGGGTCACGGCATCGATCCGTGCGCCCGGCGGTACGCCCGCGGCACTGGCGTCGAGGACGATCTCGTAGCTCGCGCCGTCGAAGCGCACGACGTCGCCGGGACTGGCGACCACGCCCACCAGGGCGGTCGCGACGTCGAGGACGAAGAGACGCCGCCCGCCCCCTTCGTCGGCGAACCCGACGGTGTCGGGCGCCGGGTTCGCAACGAGCGGACCGCCGAGGGTCTCCTCGAAGACGAGTCCCAGCCGATTGTCGACGGCGACGTCCTGGTCGGCGAGCGGATTCGAAGCGCCTGGGACGAGATCCAGCGTGACGTCCGAGGAAGCCGAGAGGAGCTGGGCCTGGGCGTCCTGGATGGGCAGCGAGACGAGCAGACTCAGCAGGAACACGGAGCAGAAGGCGACCGGAGCCGCGCGGCGAGCGGCGGCCCGGGCGGCGAGGCGGGTCGAAGTGGTCGACATGAGAATCCTCCTCGGGGGCCGGCGCGGGTTCCCGACGCCGGCGGGATCGACGACGAGGCGCCACGACCCGCGTGGCATCGCTACGCCGGGACCCGCTCAGGGGGAGGGCCTCGGCGTCGACGGCCCCTCGCTCGAGGCGCGGGCCCACCCGATCAACCTCCCGGGGTGCCCCGCCAGCGCGCGGAGCGAGCGCTCCGCTTCCAGCCCGATCGCTCGGCGCCCGTGTCGCCGGACCAGCTCGATCGCCTCGGCGTGCGAAAGCCCGCCCAGGGACAGCACCTGCGGTCGCAGCGCCGCAAGATCTCGAGGGATCGCCGACGCGTCTTCGCCGGAGGCGATCAGGCATGCGCCCGAGGGGAGGCTTCGCGCCGGCAGGCCCAGGCGATCTCGTGCGTCCTCCAGCACGATCCAGCGCGGGTCGCGGTCGCCGCGCGACGGGGACCGGAAGAGCGCGGCGGCTTCGGCTGCGGAGAGCGGAGGGCGCTGGACCAGGCAGCGCAGGCCCCGCCAGGCCGCATAACGCGTCGCCTCGGTGATCAAGCGCGTCTTGCCGATGCCCGACGGCCCGGCGATCCAGACGGCTCGCCCGGAACCGACCGCCGTCCCTTCGATCGTTCGGATGAGCGCCGCGAGCTCTCGTCGTCGGCCGATCAGGCGCCCCGGGCGCCCCCGCCCTGCGTTCATCTCGCCCGTCAAGATCCCTGCCCCCGCATGCCCGCCGGGGAGGCGCCACTCGGGCCGTGGCATCGCCACGAAGATGGCCGCCCATGCCCCGAACCCGACGGCGGCTCGCCGCGGAAGCGATATCGAACGCCCCTCTCGCGCGTCGTTGGCGATAATCTGGAGTGCCATGACTTCCGACGATCCCGCCCCGACGCCGAGCTCCTCGCTCGAGCGATTGGCCACCAAGCCGTTCGTGGGCCGCACGGCCCTGCTCGGCGCCGCGCGGATCGCGATCGACGGGGCGCGCCTGGGACGAGGACAGTGCCTCCTCTTCAGCGGCGAGCCGGGCATCGGGAAGACGCGACTCGCCGACGAGGTCCTCGGTCTCGCCCGTCACCGCGGCCTCGGCACGATCGCCGCGCGCTGTCACGAGATCGAAGGCGCGCCGGCGCTCTGGCCCTGGCTGCAGGTCGTTCGCGGTGTGCTGGCCCGGCTTCCCGACTCGGAGCGCGAAGCGCGGCTGGCTGCCGACGGCGCGATCCTCACGCGACTGATCGACCGGCAGGCGGCCGGCCCGTCGGTCGAAACGTCCTCCCCCGATCGCTTCGCGGTCTTCGATGCGGTCACGCGGCTGCTCGATCGGGCCTCGTCTCTCGAGCCCCTCGCGATCCTGATCGACGACCTGCACTGGAGCGATCCCGCAAGCGCGATGCTCCTGCACTACGCGGTTCGCGAGCTGCGCCATGCGCCCGTGCTCTTCGTCGCGCTCTTTCGGCACACGGGCCTGAGCGAACGGACCTCCCTCGCGCACGTTCTCGAAGGGCTCGCGAGCGATGCAGAGTCGTTCGTCCTCGAGGGACTCGAGGAGGAAGAGATCCGAGACCTCGTCCGCGAGGTCATGGGCTACGAGATGGCGGACGTGTTCCACGCCGCGCTCCGAGCCCATACCGGCGGCAATCCGCTCTTCATGGTCGAGGTGATCCGAACCCTCGTGAGCGAGGGGCGAATGGGCTCGCCCGAGGAGGCGGTCCCCGACGCGATTCCGCTCCCCGGCAGCATCCGGACCGTGATCGAGCGAAGGGTCGACGCGGTGGGCGAGCTGGCCGCGCGTGTCCTGCGTCAAGCGAGCTTGTTGGGCCGTGAGCTCGACGTCGACCTGCTCGAGGCGACGGGCCTTTCTCCCGACGAGACGCGTTCGGGTCTCGACGCCGGGCTCGACGCGGGGCTGCTCGAGCAGGTGGACGGCAGTGCGCGCCGGGTCCGATTCACCCACGACGTGGTGCGAGAAGTGCTGGAGCGGACGCTCTCCGAGGCCGATCGTCTTCACTTCCACCGCCGCGCGGCGGACGCCCTGCTCGCTGCGCGTTCTCTTCGGCTCCACGAATGTTATGCCCAGCTCGCGGCTCATCTGCTGGTCT comes from the bacterium genome and includes:
- a CDS encoding response regulator is translated as MVSESFTPDTPSLEAPERARVLIVDDERGPRESLRMILSGSYDVSTAEGGAEALDLLRTTAVDLVTVDLNMPGMKGDELMRTIRSEFPQTEIIIITGCSSVETAVEGIRHGVFDYLTKPFDVVQVSASVERALERRQSRTRMIAFLEGISRVLGQNRDAEVVLEELGASNLAQERLRQVLEEPAMGPESGSSRVGGPSTTEFLEVLAETIESRDLFMRGHARRVAYYADLLAAALCLSREERRNVRTAAFLHDIGKVGAPSDVLQGIVLPEPDRLEAVRTHADIGERLLLPLGLAAPIAQYVRHHHERWDAAGYPDGLAGEGIPLASRIIAICDAFDAMTCDRPYRRARTRDEALVELKSEAGGQFDPNLVGMFRELVISGATDAVTEAGTLSEAEDPAPQRDRGAA
- a CDS encoding right-handed parallel beta-helix repeat-containing protein, producing MSRITLLPLGLATALLLAATSVAWADPGVLEINATCAINSGCFAGDGPGYPVQITPAAPAKSFVLTSDLVPSNLDTDGIEVLANDVSIDLGGFAILGGACVGTNADCSPPGGGAVPAGDGIDAITSPPVVGLAVTNGRIVGMGRRGIDVGQNARISNVEVRWNGSIGLATAGQAAISDVVAFENGSTGVAIGSNSTATRVTSFGNASAGVTGSVGATLDQVTARGNDGSGISVTSHTTVRNSTSTGNGDGGTIDDGISCGAGSMIVNNAVEGNTGDGIDCQGDSTLIGNAVRNNDGDGIECDNSCTILDSSVVSNGDQSGDDGISCGQGCNVRGNTIRGSNFGNGISLGADSGYANNVVTANPGAGTVSGGVNSLGNLCNGGTCP
- a CDS encoding ATP-binding protein; amino-acid sequence: MALQIIANDAREGRSISLPRRAAVGFGAWAAIFVAMPRPEWRLPGGHAGAGILTGEMNAGRGRPGRLIGRRRELAALIRTIEGTAVGSGRAVWIAGPSGIGKTRLITEATRYAAWRGLRCLVQRPPLSAAEAAALFRSPSRGDRDPRWIVLEDARDRLGLPARSLPSGACLIASGEDASAIPRDLAALRPQVLSLGGLSHAEAIELVRRHGRRAIGLEAERSLRALAGHPGRLIGWARASSEGPSTPRPSP